CTGGCGGCATGGGCCGGCAGGGCGTATGACAGTTCGGTCTGGTAATGAATCGGATCACCTTTGCGTACCGTAGCTAGCAAATCATTCGATGCAACCAGGGGGGTTGGGTTGTGACCAGGGAGATCGCCCACAACTTGGCCCTTACGGACCACCGTTTCCGTCTGATAATGGCCAAATGCGTAATCCAACAATTGACTCGCATCGTGCCGAATCTCATAGTCCGTTGGCGCATCCATCAATACAGCGAGAAACGTACTCGAACCACGCGTCGCCGCCACAACCAACGTTTCGTGCGCTACGCTCGTAAATCCCGTCTTGAGGCCGATGCAACCAGGATAGTAGAACAACATTTTGTTTAGGTTGGACAGCCTGGAACTCCACTTATCTCCGTGCCAATTATAATATTTGGTTCCGACAATCTTGCGAAATTCAGTATTCTGCATGGCAGCACGTGCAATGACTGCCATATCGTACGCTGTCGTCTGGTGACTAGGATTCGGAAGACCATTCGGATTTTCGAAATGTGTATGTGTCGCCCCTAAGGATTTCGCTTCCGCGTTCATCATCTGCGTGAAGTTTGCAATGGATCCGCCATAGTGCTCCGCGATCTCTACAGCAACATCATTCGCGGAATCAAGCAGCATCCCGTAAAGCAGAGGCTCTAACTGCTCTTTCTCCCCCGGGACCATATACAACTTGTCTGGTGGCTGATTCACAGCATTCGAGCTGGCAGTCAGGGTATCGTTTAAGTGACCATATTTTAATGCCAGTAGGGCAGTCATGATCTTCGTGATACTTGCTGGATAGTGTTCAACAAGCGGGTTCTTTCCGTAGACAACCGTGCCTGTATTCATGTCCATGACAACGGCAGCCTGTGACACGATGCTGGGCCATGCGGGCGAATTCTCGTTTTGTATGGACGGCATGCCGTGATCATAGGTTTGATTAAGCGACTCTTGTGCGGCAAAAACCTCTCCAGGTGCAAACGTCATAACGGCAGTAGCAATCAATGCGGTACCTATCCATTTTCCGATCCGACGTCGCATTCCTTTACCCCAGCATAAGTCCCTCAAGCTACCATTCTCCTTGTCGTTGTTTTAGGCCTCGCCCGTAACGGCTCTGATGCAGGCGACAACCTATTTCTGTCTATGCTTCTTATCCTTTCTATAATAATTTGTCGTATTACCTTTTGACTAGATGCAACATTTTTCGGCACCTTAAAATGCAAAAACGGCCGCGGATTGTTCATCCGCAGCCGTTAGTGTGGTCACGTCAAGTTAGCTTAACCAGCTGTTAACGAGCGTCTGGTTATCTTTGATCCATTTTTGCACGCCAGCATCTTTGCTGCTGGCCTGATTGATATCTTCCTCAAGTGTCCCCAATTGGCTCTGGTTCAACTTAAACTTCTTGATCCATCCAGCAACGGTAGGATTGCTTGACGCCCAATCCTTATTTGCCTCTGTTTGAATGTGTTCTCCTGTTCCGAAGGCCGCCTTCGGATCCTTCAAGTACTTCAGATCATACTTGGCGAAAGCCCAATGTGGACTCCACAGCGTCACGACGATCGGTTGCTTTTGTTCATACGCCTTCTGCAACGCTGTTAACATCGCTGGCGTCGAGCTGGTTTGCAGTGTTTCCGGCAAGTTGTATGTCTTGAGTGCCTGTTGTGCAGCCCCTGTTTCACCTGCTCCAGCCTCAATGCCAGTAATCTTCCCCTGAATTTGGTTGGAAATCTTACTTAAATCACTAATGCTATTGACATTCTTCATGTACGTCGGAACGACAAATCCCTCTTGCGTTTTCCCATCGTACCACTGACCTAGATTTGTTAGATCAGCGCCATAACGGTCCATGTACTGCTTGTGCGTAACCGGCAGCCACGTATCAAAAAACAAGTTGAGATTATTTTTTGACAGTCCTGCAAAGAGCATTCCTGGCTCCAACTGCTGCAGATTAACCGTGTACCCCTTTTGTTCCAGCAGGTTCTTCCACAAATACGTGGCTGCGACGTCCTCGTCCCATGTAATGTAACCGATGTTTACGGTCTTACTGCCTGTAGTCGCCGGTGCACCAGTATTGGAACCTGCTGTAGTCCCATTGGACGATCCCGTCCCGCCTGAGGAAGAACTGTTTGCGGAACCACAACCTGCGAGGAGAGCAACCATTGTTAAAACAGAGCCAGCGGTCAATCCGAGTTTCTTTGTGAACATGTCAAAATTCCTCCTGAGTCATCGAGATTTTTGGTCTACGACAGGCGTCATTCGGAAGCAGTCGTTCTTTTGCCACCAAATTTTTGTGAAATCCGATCCATCACTATCGCTAGAATGACAATACAAATTCCAGCTTCGAAACCTTGGCCGACATTAATCGTCTGCAGGGCTGACATAACGTCGGAGCCTAGCCCACCTGCACCGATCATCGACGCGATAACCACCATGGACAACGCCAACATGATGGTCTGATTGATACCAGCCTTAATGTTTGGCGTAGCGAGAGGGACCTGCACTTTCCAGAGAAGTTGCGAGTCGTTCGTTCCAAAAGCACGCGAGGCTTCAACGAGTTCCCCCGGCACGTGTAAAATCCCAAGCCTCGTCAGGCGAATCGTTGGCGGCATGGCAAATATCACCGTCGCAATGATGGCCGGAACCAAACCGATGTTGAACAACATAATCACTGGGATAAGGTACACGAAGGACGGCATCGTCTGCATCAAATCAAGTATGGGAGATACAACGCGATATACCCGTTCGCGTCGAGCACTCCAAATTCCGAGCGGTAAGCCAATGAGGACGGAGACGAGTGACGAAATGAGCACTAGCACCAGGGTAATAATCATGTCTTTCCACAAGTTCAAGTCCCAGATCAAGAGCAGCCCGAGGACGGTACCAAGCGCCAACTTCCACTTGCCCGCTCGATACGCCAAGATTGCAAAGACAAGGATTAAAACGTATGGCGGTACCCAATCCAGAAAGCTAATGACGTGATTCACGATAACCCGTATAAAGTCTGATATGGCTGATAGAAACGGGCCGATTTCTTTCACAATCCAGTTGACAATGGCAGTTACCCAAGTGGCTAAAGGAATCTTAGGAAGTGGAAACTTCATTCCTGTCACCCCCTTGTGAAGCCAGGGCTTCGAGGATTGCACTCTTCAAAAGCAGTCCATGGAGCACTCCGTCGTGGGCAACGACGGGCAGCGGATAATTTGATTGAACCACTAAGTGGAATAGATCTTCCATGTTGGTTTCAGGAACAACAGTTGTTACAGGCTGTATGTCACAGTCGCCCACGATATCGAGACGTTTGCTGATGGCAACCGCCAGCGCGTCGGCCGATACCAGCCCCAGTAAATGTTGGTCCTCATCGACAACGAATCCTGACGAAAGGCCAGCCTCGTTCAACTTACGCAAGCCGACACGTACGCCGTCGCGAACTCTCAGCAAAGGAGATGGGCGTTTCATAACGTCCGCTGCCGTCAGAACTTTTGTTAAATCGACACCGCGCACGAACCGCTCGACGTATTCGTTTGCAGGGTTGCTGATAATGTCATCAGGTCGGCCCGTTTGAACCACGACCCCATCCTTCATCAGCGCAATCCGATCTCCCAATTTCAATGCTTCGTTCAAGTCATGCGTGATAAACACAATGGTCTTGTGCAATTTGTGTTGAAGATTTAGCAACTCGTTTTGCATGTCATCGCGAATGAGTGGGTCTAACGCACTAAAAGCTTCATCCATCAAAAGGATATCCGTATCATTCGCCAAGGCACGCGCAAGACCCACGCGCTGTTGCATACCACCACTCAAGTTGTGAGGGTACTGGTCTCCGTAACCTTCAAGACCCACTATTGCCAATTGCTCTTGTGCCCGCTTTAGACGTTCTTCCTTACCTACACCTTGAATTTCCAGTCCAAATGCTACGTTTTCAGCGACTGTACGGTGCGGTAGCAATGCAAATGATTGAAAAACCATTGCCATGTGCTTCTGCCTAAATTTTAATAGGTCGTTTTTGTTTAGCCTGGTGATATCCGTTCCGTTGACAACGATGGAACCCGATGTTGGTTCGATCAGACGGTTCAAGCATCTCAGCAGCGTAGATTTGCCACTCCCAGACAATCCCATGATGACAAATAACTCACCACGTTCGATAGAAAAGATAGCTTTGTCCACCCCTACGTTCACGCCGAGTTCTTCTCGAACTTCGTCCTTTCCTTTGCCATGCTCGAGCATTTTTAAAGCTTGCTCAGCACGACCCCCAAATATCTTCGTCACTTCGCGTACTTCGATTAACGGCTCTCCCATGCGACACCTCCCCAAAAAAAATATGATCGGATAGCCACCCGACGGTACATAGCGCACCTAAATTCAATGGTAACATATTTCGAAACTCAGGGAAAATTCGGAAGCAAATATCGGAATTGAGTCCATAATGTTTAATTTATTTCCTTTGTTATCCATGTGGAATATGCCTCAATATCTAGCTCGAGCCAAAAGGCTGGATGTGACGTCCTTTTTATCAGGGCAGTGCAAAAAAGGGCTGCCCCCTGCACCCCATCCTTGTGATGGCAATGCGGGGACAGCCCCAGTATGCTTACTCTAGAGTTCGATTCGGAGTTTATATGCGACTGCCAGTTCTGATGTCACGCCCAGGTGCATCTGGTTCTCGAACACTTCTCCGTGATGGCGGCAATGTCTGTACCGCTATGAAGCAGAGCGTCCCGAACAAGCCCGTGATCACCGATACGTGGATGAGGAATGCAAGTAGACTCATATGAGTCAGAACAAGGTACATACCACTAAAGGCTTGTAAAACAACGAAGACAAGTGCAAACACTGTCCCCGTGTAGAGATCTCGGCGTTCTCCTCGCGTTCGGTACGCCTTGACGAACAAGAGCACCATCCACAAAACGAGAATGAGTGCGAGTGAACGATGCAGCCAGTCCAGAGCCAAGGCATCATTCGGTGCCGTGACAGACTCGGTAGGAATCGGCCAACCGCGAAAACTGTCACCTGCATCTGAACTTGAGATATATGCCCCTACGTACATCGCAATATAGATATACGGTATGGCAAGCCAAGCCCACAGACGAAGTCCTCTCGTCAAGTTGACCTCGCGCAACGGCATAAGCCGCCCACTCTCCAACGATGCACGCCTGACTCGTTCTGCCCGCCAAATGTAGATGGTCAGCAGGAGGCTGGAACTAAAAGCCAACAGCGACACACCGAAGTGCGTTGCGATAACCGCTGGTGGTTCATCGTGCACGACGGCCATCGCCCCAAGAAATGCTTCTAGAATCACAAAGAAGATGCTGATAGCCGAGAAAATCGGGATTTCAATCCATTTGCGATAGCGTACATTCGCCAGGACAATTGTCGCCAACAACAGCACAGTGAGAATTGGTACCCCAACTCGATGCATAAACTCAATGGCCGTGTGCAGCCCCCACTGTGACGGGATAATTTGGTTATTGCAGTGTAACCACTCATGCCCACAACCAAACGCAGATCCCGTCGCGGCATCAAGAAAACCCATCGAATTCACGATGAAAGTTTGTATCGTCGCGAGGAGGCTCAAGACGAATGCAGCTATCCCCCAACCTCGACCTCTCGGCATATCTGTACATCCCTTCGGGTTCTATCCTAGTAATTACGCGACAAGCGCTTTAAAGGCCATGATCCAAATGGAACCGCCTACTACCGTGAACGCGACGAAAATCGCGAAAAAGATAAGCGGGACCTGCCAAGCCTTCTCGTCACTTTCCGTAAAGTGCATGAACATGTACAACTGAACGAGTAACTGACCGACACCTAACACCAGGATGACGGTGATGACGAGAGCTGGTGGTTGGTGTGTTGCCAAGGCCAACCAAAACGCGATCGCCGTCAAAACCAACGAGATGACGAGACCCCATACGTGTTTCCAAGGGAAACCCGTCTCTTGGTGAAACTTGTGATTGGTCTCCTCCATGTTACAACACCTTCCCTGTCAAGTAGACTACGGTGAAGATGAAAATCCAAACTGCGTCAAGGAAGTGCCAGTAAATGCTCACTGTAAACAATTTGCGAGAAGTTGTCGGCGTGAGGCCTCGACGTGCTACCTGGAAAATCAATCCAGCCATCCACAGGATACCTACACTAACGTGACAACCGTGGGTTCCAACAAGCGTAAAGAAGGATGAAAGGAAACCGCTCGTGCTCATACGTGCGCCGTCCGATACGTCCTTCACAAACTCTTGAACTTCGAACCCGATAAAGACGAGACCCAGGATCAGTGTCACAATCAACCACGCGATGACTGGGTTCTTGTTCCCTCGACGCATCTCATACGTTGCGAGACCGCAAGTAAAACTACTGAACAACAGGGCAATGGTTTCAATCGTAAAGCCCGGGACATCGAACAGGTCCATGGATGTCGGACCGCCCGCGGTACGACCGTGCATGACAACGTACGTAGCAAACAAACACGAGAACAACACTAAGTCCTGGCCTAGGAACACCCAGAAGCCTGCAATCCGAAGACTGTTTTCTTCCGTCTGGTACTCCTTGGGAAGTGACGGGTCCACGTGGTGACCCCCATGGACCGCAGAGTGTGCGTCAGACATCCTTACAACCTCCCTGCCGCAGATTCTGTGCGCTCGATTTCTTCGACCGGAATGTAGTGATGGTCATCGTACTCGAAGGAACGTTGTGCCAGAGTGACAAGAACGCCCAACAGACCAATGATGGTCAGTATCCACCACGAGAAGATGAAACCGGCACCGGCAATGAAGAAGAACAAGCTCATAATAATTGGTCGACCGGAATTGTTCGGCATGTGAATCGGCTCGAACGGGATATCCTTCGGACCGTTGATGGACTCACCATTTCGCTTCATGAGCCACCAAGCATCGCGACCCTTGATTTCAGGGATACGTGCAAAGTTGTACTCGGGAGCCGGAGACGTTGTCGCCCACTCCAGTGTACGTGCATCCCACGGATCACCTGTTGTGTCGCGCTCACCAAAGCGTGCGCTCCAAACGATGTTGTAAACCATGATGAGGAAGCCAACACCCATACCGATTGCACCGATGGATTCAATCAAGTTGATGACGCCCCAACCGTAACCAGCCGGATATGTGTAGACACGACGTGTCATACCCATGAATCCGAGGAAGTACATCGGGAAGAAACAAACATTGAATCCGATCATAAATGTCCAGAAGTGCCATTTCCCAAGGCGCTCGTTGAGAAGGACGCCAAACATCTTCGGCCACCAGTAGTAGAGACCGGCAAAAACGCCGAAGACCGTACCGCCGATGAGCACGTAGTGGAAGTGTGACACCAAGAAGTAACTGTTGTGATACTGATAGTCAGCGGGTGGCACAGCAAGCATGACACCAGTCAAACCACCGATCAAGAAATTCGGTATAAAGCCAAGTGCCCACAGCATGGCAGACGTATATTCGATCCGACCTTTATGCATCGTGAACAGCCAGTTAAATACCTTCACGCCGGTCGGAATGGCGATTGCCATCGTCGATACACCGAAGAACGAGTTAACGCCCGGCCCAGCACCCATCGTAAAGAAGTGGTGAACCCACACGATAAAGCTCAGGATGGCGATGGATGCCATGGATACGACCATCGCAGCATAGCCGAATAGACGCTTGTGCGCGAACGTGCTGATGACTTCGGAAAAAATACCGAAAGCAGGCAGAATAACGATATACACTTCGGGATGTCCCCAAATCCAGAACAAGTTGACGTATTGCATCGGCATACCGCCGCCACTGACTGTGAAGAAGTGCGCTCCAAAGTCACGGTCAATCAAGAGAAGACCCAAAGCAGCCGTCAATACAGGGAAAGCAAAAACGATGATGAACGACGTGATCAAAACGGACCACGTGAACATCGGCATGCGCATCAATGTCATGCCTGGTGCGCGCATGCGCAAGATGGTGATCATGAAGTTGATACCTGTTGCGATGGTACCAATACCCGTGATCTGCAGGGAAACGATGAAGTAGTTTTCACCCGGGCCCGGATCGAACATGTTTTCAACGTACGGTGTATAACTCGTCCAACCACCGTCCGGAGAACCGCCGACTACGAACGACAGGTTAAACAGCATCGCTGCTGCAAAGAACAACCAGAAGCTGATTGCATTCAAGTACGGGAATGCGACGTCGCGGCAACCGATTTGCAGTGGAACCGCAACGTTAAAGAAACCAATAATCGCAGGCATTGCCATGAAGAGAATCATGACCGTACCGTGCGTGGTGAAGACTTGGTCGTAGTGATCGGCATTTAGAAAATGCAGATTCGGCCACGACAGCTGAGCCCTCATCAACATACCGTCGGTGCCGCCGCGGAACAGCATCAAGATGGCGGCAATCAAATACATAATCCCAATCTTCTTATGGTCCACTGTCGTGAGCCAGTTGTCCCACAGCCACTTCCACAGTTTGAAGTAGGTGAGGACAACGATGATACCGATGGTCGCTAATGTGATGAGCGCATCGGACATCCAAATGAGGGGGCCTTCGTCAAGCATGAAGAAATGCGTGACAAACTGCTGAATGCTTCCCACTCTGCTTCCTCCCTTGCCGCGTACTTATTCAGTCGAAACGATAAGTCGGAGATTATTCCGGCTCGATTGACGAGAATGTCATCGGAGAAACCAAACCAGGCTTTTGCAGTTGGTCATCCGTCTGTTTCGTAAGCTTTGGTGCAGTCTGTTGCGTCTTTTGAACCCAAGCATTAAATTGAGCTTGCGTCATAGAGTTGACCTTGAAGGTCATGTTCGCAAAGCCACGACCTGAGAACTGTGCGCTACGACCGTCATAAGTACCTGGATGGTCAGCTTCCAGCCACAGTTTAAGGTCCTTACTTGGCATCGCGAATTCCATGCCGCCAAGGGCTGGAACCCAGAACGCATTCATGGGACCTGTCGACGACAATTCGAAGTCAATCGGTTGACCGGCTGGAATGTTCACGTAATTGACTGTCTCGATGTTCTGTCCAGGGTACTTAAACACCCATTTCCAACGTTCCGAGATAACGTCGATTGTGATCGGAGTTTCCTTCGTTGCAGTCGTGGCTGCAGCAGACTTCGGTGGCTGCACCAAGTTGTACGTCACCGCAACCGTCGGGATAGCCAACGCAATGACGATAATGATTGGGATGATTGTCCAAATGGACTCCCAACGTGAGTTCCCTTCAATTTCGGGTGGAACGTAATCTTTATTCTCTGGTCGAGCACGATACTTGACGAGCATATAGAAGTAGATGACGAACACACCTAAAACTACTACAATCATCAAGACAAATGACCAGATAATCAGGTAGTACTCGCTTCTCGCGACAGGTCCTTGCGGACTGAGCACAGGAATATACTTACCCGTGCCACATCCTGTGAGGGCCAACATGGAAAGCCCAACCACGAGAAATAGGCCGCGAAGTCGACGCCCAGATGGCTTCATCGTCGCTTTCGTCTCCTTTCTATCTATGAGATATGTAGACCAGTGCCGGTGCCTTTGTCCTACAGCGGACTACGTTGGCCTAGGACGAAACCAGATATGAATCCAGGCAAACACGTCTATCCGGAGCCCCTCTAGGACAAGGTACATGTACCCCAGTCTCAAACGCCATATAGATGATACCAGAGTCGTCTACAAATGGCGCTCTCACAGCAGCAGAATTTGAAAAAGCTTCACAAGCGCTTCACAGTTATGTAATCACTTGTTTGCCTATTCGTCACAAAACACCGTTCAATTCACTTTACAGCGGCGTCCCGAATTTGCCTACACTCTACATAGCGTGGTAGACGTAGCTTCAAGAAGCCAGTATCGGGTTTTTCGAGACAATTTAAACCGTGTTAAGATTGAACCTGGAGGTGTGTTGTGTGACAGAAGGTGCGACGACATTTTACGACATTGTGAGCTTATTCGCAAAAGACTACCATGTACCCGATATTCTCCTGCCTACTTCGTCTTGCATTTTTGTGCTGGAATCACCGCATGTTCAAGAGGTTCAACACGGCGCGCCCGTGGCTGGTAGCTCTGGGGTGACGATGAGCAAACACCTTTTCAACACCGAGTATGCTCGCACGCCACTGGGGCTGTTAATGAAGCAGTGCGCGGATAGGGTGTTGGATGAACCTATATTGAACGGGATCGGACTTGTCAATGTCTGCAACATACCACTTCAAAAGAGCGCCTACGGTGAACGTGAGATGGTTGACAACATCCTGGAGTGGTTCCATGACATGGAGTACGTGCGGACGACCAACCAGAAGGAAACGTATTCTCGTAAGCGGCAGATGGACATTCAAGATTGGCTTATCGATCACTTGCGTACAAAACTCACACCCCATCTGGGCAGAGAGATTACGCTTGTCCCTTGTGGAAGATTCGCTCAGAAGTTTGTGCGCTTGGCTGGACTCTCCGATCCAAACTGGCGGATCATCGAAGAAGTCCCACACCCGTCATACAACTCGTGGGACAGAGCGCGATATCAGAATCAAATTCGGCTCGTATCTGAAGCTGTAGCGGCCTCCGCCAAAAAATCAGCAATCTCTCTTCTCGACCGCAAATGAATCAGGTCCCCCTACGGCCTCCCGTTCCGCATCACTTCGGCAATGTAACTTGCGTTGGGGTACTCCGCCTCCGAGAGCGCCGTCACAGCTCGTTCAATGTCGTACGGCACCCGTCTCAAATCGACGTCAACCCTCGCAGTAGTGCAGTCAAGGACCGCATAACTCGCTTCCGCTACGCCGTCGAATGGCAGTCCCACGCTGCCCAGATTGACGATAGTCCGGTCCCTGACTCGCCGCGCATACGGGAGATGAATGTGACCGTACAGGAACATGTCATGCGGATGCGTGCCAATGATTCGCTCCTCAATCTCGATCTCGCCCGCATCCGGCAACACCACCTGAAACAGGTCCTTTGGCGTGGCATGGAAGGCGAGCCAGTTGGTGCCGTGATCGCTACCGTCCAACGTCATGGGCAGACTGTTCAGGAATGCGATATCGTCTT
This is a stretch of genomic DNA from Alicyclobacillus dauci. It encodes these proteins:
- a CDS encoding D-alanyl-D-alanine carboxypeptidase family protein gives rise to the protein MRRRIGKWIGTALIATAVMTFAPGEVFAAQESLNQTYDHGMPSIQNENSPAWPSIVSQAAVVMDMNTGTVVYGKNPLVEHYPASITKIMTALLALKYGHLNDTLTASSNAVNQPPDKLYMVPGEKEQLEPLLYGMLLDSANDVAVEIAEHYGGSIANFTQMMNAEAKSLGATHTHFENPNGLPNPSHQTTAYDMAVIARAAMQNTEFRKIVGTKYYNWHGDKWSSRLSNLNKMLFYYPGCIGLKTGFTSVAHETLVVAATRGSSTFLAVLMDAPTDYEIRHDASQLLDYAFGHYQTETVVRKGQVVGDLPGHNPTPLVASNDLLATVRKGDPIHYQTELSYALPAHAASKGTTVATLNVEDVTGAIVDTVPAQLTTDWTPSAVHRALRPWPVLVPLAVFFCLLTFIVRGTFKRRMRKRARRSETWISSSRLQGD
- a CDS encoding glycine betaine ABC transporter substrate-binding protein, whose product is MFTKKLGLTAGSVLTMVALLAGCGSANSSSSGGTGSSNGTTAGSNTGAPATTGSKTVNIGYITWDEDVAATYLWKNLLEQKGYTVNLQQLEPGMLFAGLSKNNLNLFFDTWLPVTHKQYMDRYGADLTNLGQWYDGKTQEGFVVPTYMKNVNSISDLSKISNQIQGKITGIEAGAGETGAAQQALKTYNLPETLQTSSTPAMLTALQKAYEQKQPIVVTLWSPHWAFAKYDLKYLKDPKAAFGTGEHIQTEANKDWASSNPTVAGWIKKFKLNQSQLGTLEEDINQASSKDAGVQKWIKDNQTLVNSWLS
- a CDS encoding ABC transporter permease, with protein sequence MKFPLPKIPLATWVTAIVNWIVKEIGPFLSAISDFIRVIVNHVISFLDWVPPYVLILVFAILAYRAGKWKLALGTVLGLLLIWDLNLWKDMIITLVLVLISSLVSVLIGLPLGIWSARRERVYRVVSPILDLMQTMPSFVYLIPVIMLFNIGLVPAIIATVIFAMPPTIRLTRLGILHVPGELVEASRAFGTNDSQLLWKVQVPLATPNIKAGINQTIMLALSMVVIASMIGAGGLGSDVMSALQTINVGQGFEAGICIVILAIVMDRISQKFGGKRTTASE
- a CDS encoding quaternary amine ABC transporter ATP-binding protein, with amino-acid sequence MGEPLIEVREVTKIFGGRAEQALKMLEHGKGKDEVREELGVNVGVDKAIFSIERGELFVIMGLSGSGKSTLLRCLNRLIEPTSGSIVVNGTDITRLNKNDLLKFRQKHMAMVFQSFALLPHRTVAENVAFGLEIQGVGKEERLKRAQEQLAIVGLEGYGDQYPHNLSGGMQQRVGLARALANDTDILLMDEAFSALDPLIRDDMQNELLNLQHKLHKTIVFITHDLNEALKLGDRIALMKDGVVVQTGRPDDIISNPANEYVERFVRGVDLTKVLTAADVMKRPSPLLRVRDGVRVGLRKLNEAGLSSGFVVDEDQHLLGLVSADALAVAISKRLDIVGDCDIQPVTTVVPETNMEDLFHLVVQSNYPLPVVAHDGVLHGLLLKSAILEALASQGGDRNEVSTS
- a CDS encoding COX15/CtaA family protein, whose translation is MPRGRGWGIAAFVLSLLATIQTFIVNSMGFLDAATGSAFGCGHEWLHCNNQIIPSQWGLHTAIEFMHRVGVPILTVLLLATIVLANVRYRKWIEIPIFSAISIFFVILEAFLGAMAVVHDEPPAVIATHFGVSLLAFSSSLLLTIYIWRAERVRRASLESGRLMPLREVNLTRGLRLWAWLAIPYIYIAMYVGAYISSSDAGDSFRGWPIPTESVTAPNDALALDWLHRSLALILVLWMVLLFVKAYRTRGERRDLYTGTVFALVFVVLQAFSGMYLVLTHMSLLAFLIHVSVITGLFGTLCFIAVQTLPPSRRSVREPDAPGRDIRTGSRI
- the qoxD gene encoding cytochrome aa3 quinol oxidase subunit IV, giving the protein MEETNHKFHQETGFPWKHVWGLVISLVLTAIAFWLALATHQPPALVITVILVLGVGQLLVQLYMFMHFTESDEKAWQVPLIFFAIFVAFTVVGGSIWIMAFKALVA
- the qoxC gene encoding cytochrome aa3 quinol oxidase subunit III, yielding MSDAHSAVHGGHHVDPSLPKEYQTEENSLRIAGFWVFLGQDLVLFSCLFATYVVMHGRTAGGPTSMDLFDVPGFTIETIALLFSSFTCGLATYEMRRGNKNPVIAWLIVTLILGLVFIGFEVQEFVKDVSDGARMSTSGFLSSFFTLVGTHGCHVSVGILWMAGLIFQVARRGLTPTTSRKLFTVSIYWHFLDAVWIFIFTVVYLTGKVL
- the qoxB gene encoding cytochrome aa3 quinol oxidase subunit I gives rise to the protein MLDEGPLIWMSDALITLATIGIIVVLTYFKLWKWLWDNWLTTVDHKKIGIMYLIAAILMLFRGGTDGMLMRAQLSWPNLHFLNADHYDQVFTTHGTVMILFMAMPAIIGFFNVAVPLQIGCRDVAFPYLNAISFWLFFAAAMLFNLSFVVGGSPDGGWTSYTPYVENMFDPGPGENYFIVSLQITGIGTIATGINFMITILRMRAPGMTLMRMPMFTWSVLITSFIIVFAFPVLTAALGLLLIDRDFGAHFFTVSGGGMPMQYVNLFWIWGHPEVYIVILPAFGIFSEVISTFAHKRLFGYAAMVVSMASIAILSFIVWVHHFFTMGAGPGVNSFFGVSTMAIAIPTGVKVFNWLFTMHKGRIEYTSAMLWALGFIPNFLIGGLTGVMLAVPPADYQYHNSYFLVSHFHYVLIGGTVFGVFAGLYYWWPKMFGVLLNERLGKWHFWTFMIGFNVCFFPMYFLGFMGMTRRVYTYPAGYGWGVINLIESIGAIGMGVGFLIMVYNIVWSARFGERDTTGDPWDARTLEWATTSPAPEYNFARIPEIKGRDAWWLMKRNGESINGPKDIPFEPIHMPNNSGRPIIMSLFFFIAGAGFIFSWWILTIIGLLGVLVTLAQRSFEYDDHHYIPVEEIERTESAAGRL
- a CDS encoding cytochrome c oxidase subunit II, encoding MKPSGRRLRGLFLVVGLSMLALTGCGTGKYIPVLSPQGPVARSEYYLIIWSFVLMIVVVLGVFVIYFYMLVKYRARPENKDYVPPEIEGNSRWESIWTIIPIIIVIALAIPTVAVTYNLVQPPKSAAATTATKETPITIDVISERWKWVFKYPGQNIETVNYVNIPAGQPIDFELSSTGPMNAFWVPALGGMEFAMPSKDLKLWLEADHPGTYDGRSAQFSGRGFANMTFKVNSMTQAQFNAWVQKTQQTAPKLTKQTDDQLQKPGLVSPMTFSSIEPE
- a CDS encoding metallophosphoesterase family protein, which translates into the protein MSNMRYWSGKRMRYAFISDIHGNDVALEAVMEDIHDTECDKIIVLGDICFRGPAPKRCLDIVRDRADAVLKGNADEWVVRGVRSGEVPDDRLDMMNREGMWAREQLSEDDIAFLNSLPMTLDGSDHGTNWLAFHATPKDLFQVVLPDAGEIEIEERIIGTHPHDMFLYGHIHLPYARRVRDRTIVNLGSVGLPFDGVAEASYAVLDCTTARVDVDLRRVPYDIERAVTALSEAEYPNASYIAEVMRNGRP